GCCAGGGTTTCTTGCTGCAGGGCATCCGGTTCGACCACGCGATTGACCAGGCCCAGCTGCAGGGCACGGGCCGCATCGATGGGCTGGCCGAGCAGGCACAGCTCCAGCGCGGCGGCACGTCCGGTCAGGCGCAGCAGGCGCTGCGTGCCGCCGAAGCCGGGGATCAGGCCAAGATTGATTTCCGGCTGGCCCAGTCGTGCGGTGCTCGCGGCGATGCGCAGGTGGCAGGCCATGGCCAGTTCCAGCCCGCCGCCGAGCGCGAATCCGTTGACCATCGCAATGACCGGCTTGGGCATGCGCTCGATCCGACGCATCAGCTGCTGCCCCACCAGCGAGAAGTCGCGGCCCTGGATCGCTGACAGCCCACTCATTTCGGCGATGTCCGCACCGGCCACGAAGGACTTGGGCCCGGCGCCGGTAAGGATCACCACGCGCACCTCGTCGGCCTTGGCCGCCTCGGCGAAGGCCTGGTCCAGTGCCAGCATGGTGTCGCGATTCAAGGCGTTCAGTTTGTCCGGTCGGTTGACCGTAATGGTCCGGACACTGGCGTGATCGGCGATCAGAATGACGTGGTTGGACATCGAAAACCCTTGTGAACGTAAAAAAATAGTAAATGCGGAACTTCCGAAAGCCTTGCTGGTCATAGCTTTCGTGATAGGTAGCGGTTCGCTACCGCGGCCGCTATCCTAGCGCGTCATCTCAGGCGGCAGACCCGTCCTGTGCCACCACCCTGGAGAATTGTTTGATGAAGTTGCGTTCTATCGCGGTCGCTGTGGCGGCCCTGGCCCTGACGGGCAATGCACTGGCCCAGGACACGACGTCCGAAAAGGGCAAGTTGAGCTATTACTTCGGTTACGACTACGGCAACAATCTTGCCGAACTCACCGGTCGCGGCGAGCAGCTCGACATCAACTCGGTGGTCAAGGGTCTGCAGGACGCCTATGCCAAGAAGCAACCGGCGATCACGGCCGACCAGTTGAAGCCGGCGGTCGAAGCGTTCCAGAAGCGTGAGCAGGGCCGTGCCCAGCAGGCCAAGGCCGAGTACGACAAGGCCGCTGCGGCCAACAAGACCAAGAGCGAGGCGTTCCTGGCCAAGAACAAGAGTACCGCTGGCGTGCAGACCTTGCCGAGCGGCGTGCAGTACCGCGTGATCGAAGCCGGCAAGGGCGCCAAGCCGACCCAGGCCAGCACCGTGCAGCTGGAAGTGGCCGGTCCGTTCCCCTTCGGCGACCGTGAGAAGGCGCGTCCGGCGCAGCAGATTCCGGCCATCAAGGTCAGCGAAGTCGAAATGAAGGCCATGCGCGAGACGCTGCTGCAGATGCCGGCCGGCTCCAAGTGGGAAGTGACGTTGCCGTCGGATCAGGCCTATGGCGCCGACCCGCGTACGCCGTTCCCGCCGAACGTGGCCGTGCAGTTCGAGATCAAGCTGGTCAGCGTCAAGTAATCGCGTTTGTTGGTGCAGTGACAACGCCGGCCACCAGGCCGGCGTTGTCGTTTTGGATCGGCAGACGGGCGCGAGCAGAGCGATGGGAAAACCGCACCAGGGTCGCAGGAGCGAACGATGAGCGACACCGTTTCGGCCGGTGCGCAGCTGGCCAGCCCGTGTATCGGTGTATGTTCGTTGGACGCGCAGTCGCACTGCGTCGGCTGCCTGCGCAGCCTGGATGAAATTGCACGCTGGATGAGCATGAGCGAGGCCGAACGCCAGGAGTTGTTGCACACCGTCTTGCCGGCGCGCGCGCTGCTCGCTGCGCTGCCCGAATATGCGCGGTTGCGGCGGGCGGTGTATCCACTGGACACCGCACCCGACGGGCCGGGCTGGAACCATGCCGAGCTGATCGATCTGAGCGAAGGCGGTGCCTGCGCCGAAGCGGCGGTGCTGTGCGGCCTGGTGCCGCGCGAACAGGGCACCACGGTGCTGCTGACCCGGCGCACCGAGAGCCTGCGCCATCATGCCGGGCAGGTCAGCTTTCCGGGCGGGCGCATGGAGCCGTCCGATGCGGACGCGGCGGCGGCAGCCTTGCGCGAGAGTTGCGAGGAAATCGCGCTGGGCGCGGGGCAGGTGCATGCGCTGGGCTATCTGGATCCGTTCCTGACCGTGAGCGGCTTCCGGGTGACACCGGTGGTGGCGGTGATCGACCCCGGTTTCGTGGCGGTGCCGCAGCCGGAGGAAGTGGCCGAGGTCTTCGAGGTGCCGCTGGCTTATTTGATGGACCCGGACAACCTGCGCAGCGTGGAGCTGGAGTTCCGCGGGCGGCCGCGCCGCGTGCTCGAATACGACTGGCCGGGGCAACGCATCTGGGGCGCCACGGCCGCCATTCTTCTCAATCTTCGTCGTCGCCTGGAGCAGGTTGCATGAGTGTCGATCCGAACTGGACCACGTTGGTGGACAGCGCCACGCTGGCGGGCGCCTTGTCGTATCCGCAGCTGCGCGTGCTGGACGCGCGCGCCGCGCCGCCGACCGCGCCGGACCCGGATGCGGCAGGCAAGGCCTACGCGCAGGGGCATCTGCCCGGTGCGCAGTACGTGGATCTGGAGCATGACCTGGCCGATCTGTCGCGGCCCGGGCAGGGGCGGCATCCGTTGCCGCACAGTGCCGATTTCGCCACTCGTCTGGGCGCATGGGGTATCGATCCGGAGAGCCAGGTGGTGGTCTACGACGCCGGCGATGGCAGCATGGCGGCCGCGCGCGCCTGGTGGATGCTGCGGCTGATGGGGCATCGCCGGGTGGCGGTGCTCGATGGCGGGCTGGCTGCCTGGCGCGGCGCAGGCCTGGCGGAGACCACCGAGCCGCCGGCAGTGCAGGCCGGTCCTGCGTATCCGGGGTGTTTCGATGCCGATGCGGTGGTGGAGGCCGAGCAGATCCAGGCCCGGCTGCAGCAGGCGCCGGGCTGGCTGCTGGATGCGCGGGCCGGCGAGCGTTTTCGCGGCGAAGTGGAGCCGATCGACCCGGTGGCCGGACACGTGCCCGGTGCGCTCAAC
The window above is part of the Xanthomonas campestris pv. badrii genome. Proteins encoded here:
- a CDS encoding CoA pyrophosphatase, translating into MSDTVSAGAQLASPCIGVCSLDAQSHCVGCLRSLDEIARWMSMSEAERQELLHTVLPARALLAALPEYARLRRAVYPLDTAPDGPGWNHAELIDLSEGGACAEAAVLCGLVPREQGTTVLLTRRTESLRHHAGQVSFPGGRMEPSDADAAAAALRESCEEIALGAGQVHALGYLDPFLTVSGFRVTPVVAVIDPGFVAVPQPEEVAEVFEVPLAYLMDPDNLRSVELEFRGRPRRVLEYDWPGQRIWGATAAILLNLRRRLEQVA
- a CDS encoding enoyl-CoA hydratase/isomerase family protein: MSNHVILIADHASVRTITVNRPDKLNALNRDTMLALDQAFAEAAKADEVRVVILTGAGPKSFVAGADIAEMSGLSAIQGRDFSLVGQQLMRRIERMPKPVIAMVNGFALGGGLELAMACHLRIAASTARLGQPEINLGLIPGFGGTQRLLRLTGRAAALELCLLGQPIDAARALQLGLVNRVVEPDALQQETLAVAQRLADSAPLAVRGILDAVVFGGECGLEEGLQLETAEFALLFASEDMREGTGAFLDKRPAQFRNR
- a CDS encoding FKBP-type peptidyl-prolyl cis-trans isomerase N-terminal domain-containing protein, coding for MKLRSIAVAVAALALTGNALAQDTTSEKGKLSYYFGYDYGNNLAELTGRGEQLDINSVVKGLQDAYAKKQPAITADQLKPAVEAFQKREQGRAQQAKAEYDKAAAANKTKSEAFLAKNKSTAGVQTLPSGVQYRVIEAGKGAKPTQASTVQLEVAGPFPFGDREKARPAQQIPAIKVSEVEMKAMRETLLQMPAGSKWEVTLPSDQAYGADPRTPFPPNVAVQFEIKLVSVK
- a CDS encoding sulfurtransferase codes for the protein MSVDPNWTTLVDSATLAGALSYPQLRVLDARAAPPTAPDPDAAGKAYAQGHLPGAQYVDLEHDLADLSRPGQGRHPLPHSADFATRLGAWGIDPESQVVVYDAGDGSMAAARAWWMLRLMGHRRVAVLDGGLAAWRGAGLAETTEPPAVQAGPAYPGCFDADAVVEAEQIQARLQQAPGWLLDARAGERFRGEVEPIDPVAGHVPGALNRPLGLSLRDGRFKPAHELRAELSTLLGTYRPEQAVVMCGSGVTACHLLLALEVAGLPGARVYAGSWSGWLQDPSRPVATAA